In one Oryza glaberrima chromosome 2, OglaRS2, whole genome shotgun sequence genomic region, the following are encoded:
- the LOC127761551 gene encoding cyclin-dependent kinase inhibitor 1: protein MGKYMRKFRGATGEELAAMEVTQVVGVRTRSRSAAAAGATTTKVQAASAASTRRRKALLPTAVVGTTRRDGGSCYLQLRSRMLFMAPPRPAPAARAPVVAEAAGSGNGAAAHAAAGLSRCSSTASSVDAAAQDRSLACRSDVAEAGSEHVPEGSASDSASGRDRERRETTPSSFLPGEVSDLESDLAGGQKRSRPLPSAATASAQQATRPKIPPAAEIEAFFAAAEEAEAKRFAAKYNFDVVRGVPLDAGRFEWTPVVSSRS, encoded by the exons ATGGGCAAGTACATGAGGAAGTTCAGGGGGGCCACGGGGGAGGAGTTGGCCGCCATGGAGGTCACGCAGGTGGTTGGCGTCCGGACGAGGTCGaggtcggcagcggcggcgggcgcgacgacgacgaaggtgcaggcggcgtcggcggcgtccaccaggaggaggaaggcgctgCTGCCGACGGCGGTCGTGGGGACTACTCGCCGTGACGGCGGGAGCTGCTACCTCCAGCTGAGGAGCCGCATGCTGTTCATGGCCCcgccgaggccggcgccggccgcgaggGCTCCGGTTGTAGCGGAGGCGGCGGGTTCCGGgaacggagcggcggcgcatgcGGCGGCTGGCCTCTCGCGTTGCTCCAGCACGGCGTCGTCCGTGGACGCGGCGGCTCAGGACAGGAGCCTCGCGTGCCGCTCCGACGTCGCGGAG GCAGGCAGCGAGCATGTCCCGGAGGGCTCGGCGAGCGACTCGGCGAGCGGCCGTGACCGCGAGAG GAGAGAAACAACTCCATCAAGCTTTCTCCCCGGCGAGGTGAGCGATCTGGAGTCGGATCTGGCTGGAGGACAGAAGCGCAGCCGTCCACTACCTTCTGCGGCTACAGCCTCAGCACAGCAAGCCACGCGGCCGAAGattccgccggccgccgagatCGAGGCGTTCTtcgcggcggccgaggaggctGAGGCCAAGCGCTTCGCTGCCAA GTACAACTTCGACGTCGTTCGCGGCGTGCCCCTCGACGCCGGTCGGTTCGAGTGGACTCCGGTGGTCAGCAGCCGAAGCTGA